The genomic stretch GAAGATATGGCAAAGAATGCAAGTTCACCCGGCAAACGATTTATGAAACTTGCAGGAATGACCGCGAGCATTGCAACGAAAACCGTTTCTAATTCGATTCGAAACTTGACCGCAGATGAAGAGCAAAAGCTGGCTTCAAAAACCAAGCTATTTCAAGATATTGGTTTGCAAATTGCCGACACCTTAGGTGAAATGAAAGGTGCCGTCATGAAAGTTGGCCAAATTGCATCGCAATATAAAGATATCTTCCCACCAGAAGTTGCTAAAGCAATTTCTAAGTTGCAGCGCCAAGCTCCCCCTATGCCGTTTGTTGCTATTCAGCAACAAGTTGAACGCGAGCTTGGAAAGCCGCTGAATGTTGCCTTTAAATCTTTTGATCAAAAACCGTTTGCAGCTGCTTCAATTGGCCAAGTTCACAAAGCTACTCTACCTAGTGGCGAACAAGTTGTAGTGAAAGTGCAATATCCAGGTGTTGATGAGGCCTGTGAAAGTGACTTAAAACAAGTACGTTTAGCCCTTCGTTTAATGGGCGTACTTAAAATTGATAAAAAGCTACAAGATCAGCTTTTTGCAGAGATTCAAGATAGTCTGTCAGCAGAGCTTAACTATGAAATCGAAGCTCAAAACCTTGAAGTTTTCAAAACATTCCATAGCCAATTAGATGATAAAATTATCATCCCGACCGTTTATAAAGATTATTCTTCAAGACGTATTTTAACCTTGAGTCTCGAACAAGGTGACAGCATTGAAACTGCCAGCGCTTGGCCTATTGAAATTCGAAATACCATTGGACGCCGCTTGATTCGTGCTTTAGGTCAGGAAATGTTCTTTTTAAAACGTTTTCACTGTGACCCTCATCCGGGTAACTTTGCTTTTCGCCAAGATGGCAGTGTCATTATTTATGACTATGGCAGTGTTAAAACGCTTTCAAATGAAATCGTGCAACACTTTAAACGTTTAGTAAATGCAGCTCGCCATGAAAATATTGATTTGATTGAAACTGAGTTACTTGAGCTACATTCACTTGCTGAAAAAGGCAAATTCCCGAGTGATCTTTATAAACTCTGGATTGAAGTGTTATTACGCCCGCTTACCACTACTTATGATTTCGCCGAGAACTCATCACACCATGATGGCATGTTACTTGTGAAAAAATCTTTGAAGTATTGGGATGTTTTTAAACCATCACCCGATACTTTAATGGTCAACAGAACCATTTCAGGACATTACTGGAACCTGATTCACTTAAAAGTTCATGACAATCTAAACGATCTATTTGAAGAGCTTGTTCCACCTTCTAACTAACTTAATTTACTGATCAGTGTAGCCTTTTATGGGTTACATTGACTTTTTAATTGTTATGTTATAACATTTCTTTAATCAAAAATAATTTAGGACAATCTCTCATGCGTAAAGATATTCATCCTGCTTATCAACAAGTGTTATTTCATGACACCAATGCAGACGTGTACTTCTTAATTGGTAGTACTCTTCAGTCTAAACAAACTAAAGAATATCAAGGGAAAGTCTACCCTTATGTGACTCTTGATATTTCAAGTGCATCCCACCCTTTCTACACAGGTGAAGTACGTCAAGCAAGCAACGAAGGCCGTGTAGCAAGCTTCAATAAACGTTTCGCTCGCTTTAATCGTAAGAGTTAATCTTGCGTTAAGATTTGACCAATACACTTAAATCATTGGAAGCCTAAGACTATCTCCTCCACTTAGGCTTCTTTTTTTATGTGTATTTTTTTCATCATTTCTAAACTGTGTATAAAAGAAAACTTATCCACAAGTTGTCTAAAAACACTTCTGATTTTTTTCAATAACTCCTCAATTTTTATAATTGCCAAGCTTTCAAAGCATGTATTCAATGCTATGCTTAAGCCCCATTTAATAGGAAGTTTAAGATTATGGCACAAGAGTTACTTGCCCAATTACAAGCAGGCACAGCAAAATTTTCAGACGTTTTAGCTCATATTGAAGCACTTTACCAACATACTCCAACGGCTTTTCAAAATGGTGCACAGCATAACGCTGCTACTGAAAATCAAGGCAGTGCAAAAGTTTTCTCTTTTGCCAAGTTACAAGGTTTAGACCAAGCACAAACTTTAAGTTTATTTGCAGAACACTACGCATCTGTATTGGCTACACCAGAAGGAACTGATCATCAAAATATTCGTCAGTTTATGCAAAATGGTTGGGATGGTGTGAAGTTTGAAGGGCAAGCTTTAACTGAAAAGTAATTAATAATTTGTGAATACACGACGGAGTCTTACCGTTTATTCTCAAATGGAAGTAGCTAATTCTGTTACTTTGGTTTTGCCCAAAGTAACCAAAGGCATTTGTCATCAACAGAACCTGTTCCCTGTTTACACTTATCAAATATCTTGCAAAAACAATATATAGCTGATTTCAGCCAGGCTGTTGATGACTTTAACGCGTATCAAATCCCAAGAATAAATCAGTTGTTTTTAATTCTTCATTTACTATCGTGACAAGCGGCATGGATGCCGCTGTTTTGCTGTGCTACATGGATGTAGCATCAGCGAAACAAAAGATTTTTGCTTACTTTTGATCTTTCAAAAGTAAGGTATGCCTATACAAATGGTATTGGAGAACATCTTAAAACGGAGGCCGTACCGCATATCTCGCTCCTCAAACATCCGAATAATCAGTTGCCCGCTACCCAATAATAAGTCGCCAACCCCAAACACGTAAAAATTAAAGACCCAATTAAATGGATAGAAATCCCCAACATAGCCATTCCCAACTTACCACTTTGTAATAAAGTCACGATCTCAATAGAGAACGTTGAAAAGGTAGTTAAAGCACCACAAAAACCAGTAATCACAAAAAGCTTATAGTTCGGACTTAAATCACTTTGAGCAAAATAGGCAATTGCAAAACCAATAATAAAGCCGCCCACTAAATTAACAGTCACTGTGCCAAGTGGAATTTGCGGATAAATCGGGTTGAGTTTTAAACCTAAAAACCAACGCAGCCATGCCCCTAGAACTGAGCCTAAAGCAATTGAAAGTAGAGAGTAATACATAGGACCACCCCTTTAGATAGACGCTAAAAGAGCAAAAAATAATGAAGGGAAATATGACATGGCGTACTCCAAAAATAAGCAGAGTACGCAATAACCTACGTACCCAGCGATATAAATACATGAGGGTAACGTAGGCATCATTAGCCAATACGGCGGTTTTTCAAGGGAGGAATGCCATCTCCCCGTTTTAAGTATATTAAATCATCTAAAATTTGATTAAAACATACTTTTTAAAATCATGGGCGTTCATCATATTGCGGTAAATCGTCACAAATGCTTTCCCACTCTGCTTTTGAAGCAGCAAAAATATGCATTGTCGGCTTTTTGTCTAGTGGTGTATCAAGTGTCCCAATTCTTAAGCGATATAATTCAGGCTGGGCATCACGAGAACTAATCAAAGGTGAACCACATTCGCTACAAAACCAGCGATACACACCGTTCACAGCAAATTTTTTGACGAGGTCTTCACCTTGGGTAATTTTAAAATCTGCACTGTTGATAGGAGCATTCGTTGCAAATGCTGTTCCATTGGCTTTTCGGCAGCGTTGACAGTGACATTGAACAATATCTCCGATATCGCCTTTAATTTCATAGCGAATCTCCTGACATAAACAACTTCCCTGATAGACTGGTGATGCTTGAGACATGTTGTTCCGACTCCTATTATTATTGATCGCTCAAAAATAGCACTTTTCACATATCAAACATAGCACCCAATAAGCTGTTATTTCTTTAAAAATGAATGCACACCTTCGCCAGCTGCTCGCCCTGTAGCAAAGCATGCCGTAAGCAAATAACCGCCTGTAGGCGCATCCCAATCCAGCATTTCACCGCAGCAAAATACACCTGACATTTGTTTGAGATTTAAACTTTCGGATAGCGCTTCTTGCTTAATGCCTCCCGCACAACTAATCGCTTCTTCGATGGGTCTAAAGCCATCTAACTTAATTTGAAGTGCTTTAATTTGCTGAGCCATAACCTCTGGTTGGTTCCATAGTGCTTTATCAACGACTTCTCTAATTAAATTAATTTTAGCTGTGTCTAAGCCTGCTTTACGCCAGATATTGGTGAGTGATTGTTTTTTGCTAACTTGTAATTTTTTAACTAACTGTGACAACTCTACATCAGGCAATAAATCTAAAAATAAATTTAAGCTTTGCCCTTGTTTTTGCTGCTCTCGTAAAGCACGTCCGAGTTTATAAATAACACCACTTTCTAAACCATAATGAGTAATCACAATATCGCCATGAGTAACTTGGCTGGATTCAACCCATGCATTGATACGTTTTAAAGGTTCACCAAAACAGCTTTCCATAAAAGCTGACCAAGCGTGCAATACGCCTACATTACTTGGCTGGAAAGGTTCAATATTGGATTGATCCATCCATTGCTGCCATGCACCATCACTACCTAATTGTGACCACGATACAGCACCACAGGCCAATATTACCGCATCGTATTGCTGGATAAAGGTTTTAGTACTTTGATTATTTTGATTTTCCAAAGTTACCGTTGTGCCTTGCAAATTAATACAACGATGACGATAAAAGAATTTAACTTGCTGTTCTGCTAAGCGTTTTAGCCAAGCACGTAACAGAGGGGCTGCTTTCATTTCGACAGGAAAAATACGACCTGAGGTGCCAACGTAGGATTCTATTCCCAGATTTTTCATCCAGCTTTGAATCCAGACTGCATCCCATTTTTCCACCCACGGTTTGAGCCATTCTGCATGGTCATAGCGCTCAATAAACTGCGCTAAAGGTTCAGCATGCGAGATGTTTAACCCTGTTTTACCTGCCATGAGAAACTTACGCGCAGCTGAAGGCTTTTGCTCGTATACATCAATATCATAAGCATATTGGCTCAGTACCTCAGCTGCCATTAAACCAGCCGGACCCGCACCAATAATGGCAACCCGCTTATTCGCCATGCACTTGACCTTGTAATGGGGCAAACTCATCAAAACGTGTGCTGTAACCTTCAGGTTTAGCGATCACAAGCTGTTGGCAAAGCTCTCCACGTTCCAAATACTTAATTTCAAAATGAGTACGTGCAGATGTTTGAGCAATTTTTTCTTTTTGGTAAGGCAGCTTCCAGACATTAATTAATTGTTGTTCAGCTTCATCAATATATTCAGGAATATTACTTGCCAAAGTAATAGTTCCACCTGTTTTCAGGCGTGATAACAGGAACTCAAAAAATGGCATGTTCAACCAGCGTTGTGCTGGATTATGGGGTTCTGGGTTCGGATAGAGAATAAAGAAATGTTCTACTTGAGCAGGATATAGAGCATGTACAACCCAAGGTAAAGCATCTGCATGTACAGGCACCAAGTTGTCTCGTGGTTCCAAACCATGCTGCTTTTGCATGGCCAAGAATTTTTCTCTAGTTCGTTCAATTGCATATACCGTGTGCTGAGGATTTTGCCCACTAAATAGCAAAGCATGTTTACCTTTGCCTGCTCCAATTTCTACACAAATCGGAGTATTTTCAATTGGGGTAAAATCGCGAGGCGCTTGCATACGTTGTGCTTGAAATTGACGAATCTGCATAATCACATCAAACTAAATAAAAATCGGCACAAGTCTAACAAGTCACCTGACTTTTGCCTAATCTATTTCTCTTCACTTTGAGGATATCGCTTTATGCCACGTACATTTCCCTGCCCACGCTGTGGTGAACCAAGTGTTTGGGAAGGTAATGAATTTCGCCCGTTTTGTTCTGAACGTTGCAAACTTATTGATTTAGGCGCTTGGGCAAACGATGAATATAGACTGCCTACCCAAGATGCTCCTCAGCAAGACAAGGGTAGTCAGCATGAAGATGATTATGAGGATTAACCCGCTTTACCTGCGACAAACGGGTTAAATTGTTTTTCATAGCCAATGGTACTCATTGGACCATGCCCAGAAATAAACTGAGTATCATCTGGCAAACTAAAACACTCACGTTTAATCGATTCAATCAACTGATCATGGTTTCCACGCGGGAAGTCTGTTCTGCCAATCGAGCCTTTAAACAAGACATCACCAGTCCAAAGCAAGCCATAATTCTTATTATAGAACATGACGTGACCTGGTGTATGTCCTGGTGCAAAACGCACTTCAAACTCATCTTCACCCAGTTTTAGCACTTCACCACCCTCAAGCCATTGATCGACTTTAACAGGCTGTGGAATTGGAAAACCATAACGTGCTGAAACTTCCTGAATCATATCTAGCCAAAACTGATCTTCTTTATGTGGCCCAATAACTGGAACGCTCCATTCTTTGGCAAGTTCACCTACCGCTCCAGCATGGTCTAAATGTCCGTGAGTGAGCCAAAGAGCTTTCACTTTTAAACCTAAGGCTTCTACTTCTTTTTTCAAAACTGAAGCGTCACCACCCGCATCAATCAAAACTGCTTCTTTAGTTTCACTGTCCCAAATAAGAGAACAATTTTGGGCAAATGCAGTAACTGGAACAATTTTGACTTGCAGCATAAGAACCTCTGGCTAAAACGCAATTAACGGTGGGCTAAGGTATAAGTAAGGGCATCAAGATTAGCCTGAACTAAGCCTGCAAGCAAATCAATGTGAGCTTGATTGCTATTTAAAGCAGGAATATAAGCATAGCTACCACCGCCCGCTTGTTGAAACAACTCAGCATTTTGTATGGCTAATTCTTCAAGTGTCTCTAAACAGTCAGCAGAAAAAGCTGGGCTTAATACCTGTACTGACTTAACGCCTTGCTTCGCCCAATCTTGCAAAAGTTGGTCTGTATATGGTTTAACCCACTCTTGTTTCCCAAAACGTGACTGGAAGCTAATCGCCCATTCATCATCTTTCAAATGTAAGGCTTCAGCCACCAGCTTTGCTGTGATGCGACAACGGTCTGCATAAGGATCACCTTTGTCTGCATAAGGCTGTGGAATACCGTGAAATGACATCAACAGTTTTTCAGGCTTACCATGCTGCTCTTGGTAAGCTAAAACACTTTCTGCCAATGCCTGAATAAACATGGGATGTTGATAATAATCTTTAATAATCGTTAAACCCGGCAAGTTCCGCTGAGCTGGAATCCACTTGGCAAATGCGTCGTATAACGGCGCTGTAGACGTTGCAGAATATTGAGGAAATAAAGGCAATAAAATGACATGCTCTTGCGGGTTAGCGGCCAGTTTTTCTAAAACTGCATCAATACCGGGATTACCATAGGTCATCGCCGGTATCACGGTTAAATCAAACTGATTATTTTCTCGCTGCAAATAAGCCCGAATACGTTGAGTTTGCTCAAACACAATTTCACGCATCGGCGAATCTTTTGACCATACCGAAGCATAGGCATGTGCTACCCTTTTTGGGCGAAAAGGTAAAACAAACAGATTTAAAATAATCCACCAAATGAATTTCGGTATTTCAATTACACGCGAATCAGATAAAAACTGCTTTAGAAAACGGCGAACCGCAGGAACAGTGGCCTCATCCGGTGTACCTAAATTCGCTAAAATGACTGTGACTTTCGGTTTTTGTTCAAACGACATGTGTAAATGCCTTTCAATTCATCTTATGTCACTAATGTAACAGCTTTTATTGTCATATATAAATTGAATCGCTCTAAGCTTTTAATCGAATGCCCCGATGATTCCATTTATAGCTAAGTAATAACTTTTGAGCTTTAGCTGTGACTTTCCATAAGCTATAGGATTGTTCAGTCTGAGTTGGAACAATCCAGCCCTGTGACTGCATTTGCTTTTTAATCCGAAACAATGCCTTATGGTTAATCTGAGCGCAGGCGACAGCATGAGCGCGAGGTAACTCCTGACGAACATCTTCTAGGCCAGCCTGATTCAGATATTCATTTAAGCATGTCCCAAAATTCTCTTCTGGTGTCGCTTTTTCAAACTGCTTTGCCAATATGCTTAACAGCTGAGACCAAGTCATTTGTCGTTGTCGTTTCAACTCTTTAAAATTGCCATCCTGAAATGCTTGAATTTGATATTCAAATGCAAAAATATCTTGAGGAGCAACTTCATTTACTTGAGTTGATGGCTCGGTTAATTGCTGTTCTAACTGTAAAATTTTACTTTTTAATAACTTAATTTCATCTTCTAAGTGATGAGCTTGATGAGCAGAAACCCAACCCTGTCCGATATGCTGCTCCATGATTAAAGGCATATTTAAACGGACAGCTAGCTCTAGTTCACGTGGAGTTTTAAAGTAAAAAATATGATTTACATCAAGTAATAACTTTTTTCTAAATGCGAGAAATTTATCTTTAAGCTGTGGATGTGTTTCTTGTAAATGTATTTCACGACTTTCGGGCTGCTCATGCATGAACACAATAATGGGTTTAGCCTGACTTAACGCATATTCATATTCTAAAGATAAATAACTCACACCAGAAATCGACTGCTCTCCATACTGGCTGCCTAAAAGTAGGATTACATAATCACATTCATCAATTTGTCGACGTGCAAGTGTAGTGGTGAGGGGTGTTCGATGTTCTAATCCCCAAGCAAAGAAACCCATCCCTACCAAGGTTTGAGACAGAATCATTCGCTCTGGCTGCATATCGCGGCCGGATGTTGAAATAAAAATCTGATAGCGTGTATCGAGCATAATAATACCCTTTCGCCCCATGATCTGTCCGTGACTTAATACCAGCCAAGATCATGAACCGCCCCAAATAAAATAATAAATCTAAAAAAACACTACTTTCTAAATGATGCTAAAAGATCAGTTCAGATTATGAAGTGTCCAAGTTAACTCTTGTGGAATCATATGTTGTAAAACAGGTTGCAGTGCCTCAGCATTATTACCGCTGACATAACATTCAATACGTGCAACATTCTGACCTATTTGGTCACATAATAACTCATTTTTTATTAAAATACGGGCTGTTTGTCGGGCAACTGCCAACCCAGAATCAACCAGTGTGAATTGGTTATCAAAAAGATGATGGATTGCTTGATTTAAGAAAGGATAATGCGTGCAACCGAGCACTAAATAGTCGGCACCTTGCTCAGCAGCAGGCTGTAAAACTTCTTTTAATGCCTTTAAACATGTCTCACCCATTTGCTGACCTGCCTCGACACAAGGAACAAGTTCAAGGCTGGTTAAAGTCATCACTTTAACGCCTGCCGGAATAGCAAACTTCTCGACAACATCTTTAATGAGTTGGCCACGAAAAGTAGCAGGCGTCGCCAATACAGCAACCACTTTAGAACGTGTCTGTAATACAGCAGGTTTTAATGCTGGAACCAATCCAACAATCGGAAAGTGTTCTCCATAATGCTCACGCAAATGATCAAGGCTAAATGCGGAAGCCGTATTGCAGGCTACGACTGCAATTTTACAGCCTTGACGATATAGCCAATCGACTGCTCGAGCCGTGAGTTCTCTGATTTCTTCATCCGAGCGTGGTCCATAAGGAACGTAGGCAGTATCGGCATAATACACAATACGCTCATTGGGCAAATATTTAGCAATTTCTGCTGCAACTGACATCCCTCCAATTCCCGAATCAAAAATACCAATTGGGGCATCTGCTGATGCTTTAGGCATAGGTTCTAGCTCGGAAAATAAAGGTTGTATGGCGGTCATAGCTGTACTGAAGTGTCAGAAAATTTCACTCCCTAAAGCTTAAACCTCAAGTGCCTAATTGCAAGAGCAAATTACCACTTTTTAGCTCTAAAATGGTTTCACCTTTATTGTTTTCAATTAGTGTTCCATAGTTCACCAAATGATAGAAAGCCTGACGTTGAATCAGCGCATTAATCCCAAAACGGACATGCACATAAGGACGCAACTCTCCTGCATATTCACGCATAAAAATAGGATGTTCTGCATCAACCAAAATTACATCTTGGTTAGTGGTGGTCAGTTGTAAAAATTGCTCACCTGAAATTTCGACCTGATCTGCCTGATTGACTAATAAAGGTTCATCTTCAACTTCGATTTCAATTTGTTCTACAGGGGTTTTCAGGTAGAATTTGCCTTCTTCTTTCCATAGGACTTTGGTAAACAGATCTAATAGAGCTTGGCGCTTGATTAATTGACCTTCGTGCCACCATTCTCCATTGGATTTCACCGTCAAATCCATTTTGCCGCAATGCTTTGGATGCCACTGCTCTAAAGGTGGAATTGACCTTTTGTGACTTTGCTGTACACCTTTTAAGTATTGTGCAATGTTCATTAAGTTTTTATCATCAGATAACGGTATTTTTCCCATATCCGATGGTGAATTATTTTGATTTACCATAGTTTATGCCTTGCTGACGAAAAAATGTTACGACTCAGCCAATTGGCTAGATCATGGTTTAAAACTATACTAGCCCAAACGATAAAAGGCACAATAGCATATTTGCGCCTATGGATTAAAACACTCACGGCAGCACCGAATTATCTGAATATGACGGTTGCCACCTTTAAGTATTGAGGAGTCCTACATGGAACACATCGAACGTGAATCGATGGAGTTTGACGTTGTCATCGTAGGTGCAGGACCTGCAGGTCTATCTGCTGCGATTAAGATCCGTCAATTAGCGATTGAAAAAAACTTACCCGATCTTTCTGTTTGTGTAGTTGAAAAAGGCTCTGAAGTAGGTGCGCATATCTTGTCTGGTGCTGTGCTTGAGCCACGTGCCATCAATGAACTTTTCCCGAACTGGAAAGATGAAGGCGCGCCTCTTAATGTCCCTGTAACTGAAGACAAAACATTCTTCTTACTTTCAGACACTACTTCTAAAGAAGTACCTCACTGGATGGTTCCTAAAACCATGCACAACGATGGTAACTATGTGATCTCATTAGGTAACGTAGTTCGCTGGTTAGGTCAAAAAGCTGAAGAGTTAGAAGTTTCTATCTTCCCTGGCTTTGCTGCATCTGAAGTGCTTTATCATGAAGACGGTACTGTAAAAGGTATTCAAACAGGCGACATGGGTATTGGTAAAGATGGCGAACCAACGCATAACTTTACTCCAGGCTATGAGCTTCACGCTAAATACACTCTCTTTGCTGAAGGTTGCCGTGGTCACTTAGGCAAACGCCTCATTGCGAAATACAACCTTGATAAAGATGCTGATCCACAGCACTACGGTATCGGGATTAAAGAGCTTTGGGAAATTGACCCAGCAAAACATAAACCGGGCTTAGTCATGCACGGTGCAGGTTGGCCTTTAGCAGAAACAGCTTCTTCAGGTGGCTGGTGGTTATACCACGCTGAAAACAACCAAGTGACTTTGGGCATGATCGTGGACTTGTCTTATGAAAATCCACACATGTATCCATTTATGGAAATGCAGCGCTGGAAAACTCACCCACTGATTAAACAGTATTTAGAAGGTGGTAAACGTATTTCTTACGGCGCACGTGCGGTAGTGAAAGGCGGTTTCAACTCATTACCTAAATTGACTTTCCCAGGCGGCTGCTTGATTGGTGATGACGCAGGTTTCTTAAACTTTGCAAAAATCAAAGGCTCACACACTGCCATGAAATCAGGCATGTTATGTGGTGAAGCTGTATTTGAAGCGATTGCTGCGGGTGTAGAAAAAGGCGGTGATCTTGCCATTGCACGTGTTACTGAAGGCGAAGATTTATTCGTTAAAGAATTGACTTCATACACTGACAAATTTAACAACAGCTGGTTAAAAGAAGAGCTTTATAACTCTCGTAACTTTGGCCCAGCGATGCATAAATTTGGTCAATG from Acinetobacter pittii encodes the following:
- a CDS encoding ABC1 kinase family protein: MAKNASSPGKRFMKLAGMTASIATKTVSNSIRNLTADEEQKLASKTKLFQDIGLQIADTLGEMKGAVMKVGQIASQYKDIFPPEVAKAISKLQRQAPPMPFVAIQQQVERELGKPLNVAFKSFDQKPFAAASIGQVHKATLPSGEQVVVKVQYPGVDEACESDLKQVRLALRLMGVLKIDKKLQDQLFAEIQDSLSAELNYEIEAQNLEVFKTFHSQLDDKIIIPTVYKDYSSRRILTLSLEQGDSIETASAWPIEIRNTIGRRLIRALGQEMFFLKRFHCDPHPGNFAFRQDGSVIIYDYGSVKTLSNEIVQHFKRLVNAARHENIDLIETELLELHSLAEKGKFPSDLYKLWIEVLLRPLTTTYDFAENSSHHDGMLLVKKSLKYWDVFKPSPDTLMVNRTISGHYWNLIHLKVHDNLNDLFEELVPPSN
- a CDS encoding type B 50S ribosomal protein L31 yields the protein MRKDIHPAYQQVLFHDTNADVYFLIGSTLQSKQTKEYQGKVYPYVTLDISSASHPFYTGEVRQASNEGRVASFNKRFARFNRKS
- a CDS encoding HopJ type III effector protein, which codes for MAQELLAQLQAGTAKFSDVLAHIEALYQHTPTAFQNGAQHNAATENQGSAKVFSFAKLQGLDQAQTLSLFAEHYASVLATPEGTDHQNIRQFMQNGWDGVKFEGQALTEK
- the crcB gene encoding fluoride efflux transporter CrcB, encoding MYYSLLSIALGSVLGAWLRWFLGLKLNPIYPQIPLGTVTVNLVGGFIIGFAIAYFAQSDLSPNYKLFVITGFCGALTTFSTFSIEIVTLLQSGKLGMAMLGISIHLIGSLIFTCLGLATYYWVAGN
- a CDS encoding GFA family protein; translated protein: MSQASPVYQGSCLCQEIRYEIKGDIGDIVQCHCQRCRKANGTAFATNAPINSADFKITQGEDLVKKFAVNGVYRWFCSECGSPLISSRDAQPELYRLRIGTLDTPLDKKPTMHIFAASKAEWESICDDLPQYDERP
- a CDS encoding TIGR03862 family flavoprotein, which produces MANKRVAIIGAGPAGLMAAEVLSQYAYDIDVYEQKPSAARKFLMAGKTGLNISHAEPLAQFIERYDHAEWLKPWVEKWDAVWIQSWMKNLGIESYVGTSGRIFPVEMKAAPLLRAWLKRLAEQQVKFFYRHRCINLQGTTVTLENQNNQSTKTFIQQYDAVILACGAVSWSQLGSDGAWQQWMDQSNIEPFQPSNVGVLHAWSAFMESCFGEPLKRINAWVESSQVTHGDIVITHYGLESGVIYKLGRALREQQKQGQSLNLFLDLLPDVELSQLVKKLQVSKKQSLTNIWRKAGLDTAKINLIREVVDKALWNQPEVMAQQIKALQIKLDGFRPIEEAISCAGGIKQEALSESLNLKQMSGVFCCGEMLDWDAPTGGYLLTACFATGRAAGEGVHSFLKK
- a CDS encoding SAM-dependent methyltransferase, coding for MIMQIRQFQAQRMQAPRDFTPIENTPICVEIGAGKGKHALLFSGQNPQHTVYAIERTREKFLAMQKQHGLEPRDNLVPVHADALPWVVHALYPAQVEHFFILYPNPEPHNPAQRWLNMPFFEFLLSRLKTGGTITLASNIPEYIDEAEQQLINVWKLPYQKEKIAQTSARTHFEIKYLERGELCQQLVIAKPEGYSTRFDEFAPLQGQVHGE
- a CDS encoding DNA gyrase inhibitor YacG; this encodes MPRTFPCPRCGEPSVWEGNEFRPFCSERCKLIDLGAWANDEYRLPTQDAPQQDKGSQHEDDYED
- the ycbL gene encoding MBL fold metallo-hydrolase, whose translation is MLQVKIVPVTAFAQNCSLIWDSETKEAVLIDAGGDASVLKKEVEALGLKVKALWLTHGHLDHAGAVGELAKEWSVPVIGPHKEDQFWLDMIQEVSARYGFPIPQPVKVDQWLEGGEVLKLGEDEFEVRFAPGHTPGHVMFYNKNYGLLWTGDVLFKGSIGRTDFPRGNHDQLIESIKRECFSLPDDTQFISGHGPMSTIGYEKQFNPFVAGKAG
- the hemH gene encoding ferrochelatase, coding for MSFEQKPKVTVILANLGTPDEATVPAVRRFLKQFLSDSRVIEIPKFIWWIILNLFVLPFRPKRVAHAYASVWSKDSPMREIVFEQTQRIRAYLQRENNQFDLTVIPAMTYGNPGIDAVLEKLAANPQEHVILLPLFPQYSATSTAPLYDAFAKWIPAQRNLPGLTIIKDYYQHPMFIQALAESVLAYQEQHGKPEKLLMSFHGIPQPYADKGDPYADRCRITAKLVAEALHLKDDEWAISFQSRFGKQEWVKPYTDQLLQDWAKQGVKSVQVLSPAFSADCLETLEELAIQNAELFQQAGGGSYAYIPALNSNQAHIDLLAGLVQANLDALTYTLAHR
- a CDS encoding DUF4062 domain-containing protein, whose protein sequence is MLDTRYQIFISTSGRDMQPERMILSQTLVGMGFFAWGLEHRTPLTTTLARRQIDECDYVILLLGSQYGEQSISGVSYLSLEYEYALSQAKPIIVFMHEQPESREIHLQETHPQLKDKFLAFRKKLLLDVNHIFYFKTPRELELAVRLNMPLIMEQHIGQGWVSAHQAHHLEDEIKLLKSKILQLEQQLTEPSTQVNEVAPQDIFAFEYQIQAFQDGNFKELKRQRQMTWSQLLSILAKQFEKATPEENFGTCLNEYLNQAGLEDVRQELPRAHAVACAQINHKALFRIKKQMQSQGWIVPTQTEQSYSLWKVTAKAQKLLLSYKWNHRGIRLKA
- the murI gene encoding glutamate racemase, which encodes MTAIQPLFSELEPMPKASADAPIGIFDSGIGGMSVAAEIAKYLPNERIVYYADTAYVPYGPRSDEEIRELTARAVDWLYRQGCKIAVVACNTASAFSLDHLREHYGEHFPIVGLVPALKPAVLQTRSKVVAVLATPATFRGQLIKDVVEKFAIPAGVKVMTLTSLELVPCVEAGQQMGETCLKALKEVLQPAAEQGADYLVLGCTHYPFLNQAIHHLFDNQFTLVDSGLAVARQTARILIKNELLCDQIGQNVARIECYVSGNNAEALQPVLQHMIPQELTWTLHNLN
- a CDS encoding DUF1285 domain-containing protein produces the protein MVNQNNSPSDMGKIPLSDDKNLMNIAQYLKGVQQSHKRSIPPLEQWHPKHCGKMDLTVKSNGEWWHEGQLIKRQALLDLFTKVLWKEEGKFYLKTPVEQIEIEVEDEPLLVNQADQVEISGEQFLQLTTTNQDVILVDAEHPIFMREYAGELRPYVHVRFGINALIQRQAFYHLVNYGTLIENNKGETILELKSGNLLLQLGT